One Dryobates pubescens isolate bDryPub1 chromosome 33, bDryPub1.pri, whole genome shotgun sequence DNA window includes the following coding sequences:
- the TP73 gene encoding tumor protein p73 isoform X4: MDQSIGSRAASTSPYSSEHTSNVPTHSPYSQPSSTFDAMSPAPVIPSNTDYPGPHHFEVTFQQSSTAKSATWTYSPLLKKLYCQIAKTCPIQVKVSGPPPPGTLVRAMPVYKKAEHVTEVVKRCPNHELGRDFNDGQAAPASHLIRVEGNNLSQYVDDPVTGRQSVMVPYEPPQVGTEFTTILYNFMCNSSCVGGMNRRPILIIITLETRDGQVLGRRSFEGRICACPGRDRKADEDHFREQQALSESAAKSGAASKRAFKQSPQGMPALGTGVKKRRQGEEELYYVPVRGRENFEILMKIKESLELVELVPQQLVDSYRQQQQQQLLQRQSWDAEQPPPAAQRGDEWGPLVPGHGLGVTLHPPSTLQP; encoded by the exons ATGGATCAGAGCAtcggcagcagagcagcctccaccAGCCCCTACAGCTCCGAGCACACCTCCAATGTCCCCACGCATTCGCCCTACTCTCAGCCCAGCTCTACCTTCGACGCCATGTCCCCGGCCCCTGTCATCCCCTCCAACACCGACTACCCCGGGCCCCACCACTTCGAGGTGACCTTCCAGCAATCCAGCACCGCCAAGTCGGCCACCTGGACA taCTCCCCGCTGCTGAAGAAGCTCTACTGCCAGATCGCCAAGACCTGCCCCATCCAGGTCAAGGTGTCGGGCCCGCCCCCGCCGGGCACGCTGGTCCGGGCCATGCCGGTCTACAAGAAGGCCGAGCACGTCACCGAGGTGGTCAAGCGCTGCCCCAACCACGAGCTGGGACGAGACTTCAACGACG gccaggctgcccctgccagccaccTCATCAGGGTGGAGGGCAACAACCTCTCCCAGTACGTGGACGACCCCGTGACGGGCAGGCAGAGCGTGATGGTGCCCTACGAGCCCCCGCAG GTGGGGACCGAGTTCACCACCATCCTCTACAACTTCATGTGCAACAGCAGCTGCGTGGGAGGCATGAACAGGAGACCCATCCTCATCATCATCACCCTGGAGACCAGAGA CgggcaggtgctgggcaggaggtcGTTCGAGGGCCGGATCTGCGCCTGCCCGGGCCGGGACCGCAAGGCTGATGAGGATCACTTCCGGGAGCAGCAGGCGCTGAGCGAGAGCGCAGCCAAGAGCGGAGCTGCCAGCAAGAGGG CCTTCaagcagagcccccagggcatGCCAGCGCTGGGCACGGGGGTGAAGAAGCGGCGGCAGGGCGAGGAGGAGCTCTACTACGTGCCA GTGCGAGGCCGGGAGAACTTCGAGATCCTGATGAAGATAAAGGagagcctggagctggtggagctggtCCCGCAGCAGCTGGTGGACTCCtaccggcagcagcagcagcagcagctcctgcagagaca GAGCTGGGATGCTGAAcagccaccccctgcagcccaacgGGGAGATGAATGGGGGCCACTCGTCCCAGGCCATGGTCTCGGGGTCACACTGCACCCCCCCTCCACCCTAcaaccctga
- the LOC128898824 gene encoding rhizopine catabolism protein MocA-like: protein MARRGAGRRGAAAMGRKKKTLHDYAAEFSELAVKRHLLERGAAGEAAVVETLYCTSCQLPMRVRRDRILEHLSSGRHYRNRRLLRQHGLRAPLLLSAGPEVDASLPLQLESPSLFPQPSFPLAAGSSSGAYGPDPSPPSCRKPPVPPQPLGAAGSPAAVPRQDPAPSTSASRPPALSTFHMRTVPVPSQQAALRGAAPEASPCPAPALRHCGGLGLALFGVGLLQKASLQSLLEESGCCLLYIVEEQLEEVQSAFDRQFLAGTRLLRLQDADVALNDQRVSGAIICSLPAEASEIVIDALRAGKGVLCERLPSVDRQRAEACFAEAERCGRPLVCGFYKRFDPALQFLHRKVREGQALGRIHRVCSSSSIYPAASLSCLKASGGIFYNAAVHDIDITSLLLGEGAPDRVFSLGHALCEEVAQVKDADTAVVSMQFPSGAIATVDVSQHCTRSCEQRLEVHGAQGALQVDNWNPLGIRERGTSVPICAQGQAERFRDAHRELFRHFLRTLTGKEPPVVTKEQLLCTLQVAAAAEQSWRSGAAVDLRAGAGAPSAVKTEAV, encoded by the exons ATGGCGCGCCGCGGGGCGGGGCGCCGCGGGGCCGCCGCCATGGGGCGGAAGAAGAAGACGCTGCACGACTACGCGGCCGAGTTCTCGGAGCTGGCGGTGAAGCGGCACCTGCTGGAGCGCGGCGCGGCCGGCGAGGCGGCGGTGGTGGAGACTCTGTACTgcacctcctgccagctgcccatGCGCGTCCGCCGCGACCGCATCCTCGAGCACCTCTCCTCCGGCCGCCACTACCGCAACCGCCGCCTGCTGCGGCAGCACGGCCTGCGCGCCCCgctgctgct CTCCGCAGGTCCGGAGGTCGATGCCAGCCTGCCGCTGCAGCTCGAGTCCCCCTCGCTgttcccccagccctccttccccctcgccgccggcagcagcagcggcgccTACGGCCCGGACCCTTCGCCGCCCTCCTGCCGCAAGCCGCCGGTTCCGCCCCAGCCTCTCGGCGCCGCCGGCTCCCCCGCGGCCGTCCCCCGGCAGGACCCCGCGCCCTCCACCTCGGCCAGCCGCCCCCCGGCGCTCTCCACCTTCCACATGAGGACGGTCCCCGTTCCCTCGCAGCAGGCTGCCCTCCGGGGGGCCGCCCCCGAGGCCTCCCCCTGCCCGGCGCCGGCCCTGCGGCACTGCGGCGGCCTCGGCCTGGCCCTCTTCGGCGTGGGGCTCCTGCAGAAGGCCTCCTTGCAAAGCCTGCTGGAGGAGAgcggctgctgcctgctgtacatcgtggaggagcagctggaggaggtgcAGAGTGCCTTCGACAGGCAGTTCctggctggcaccaggctgcTGCGGCTGCAGGACGCCGATGTGGCCCTCAACGACCAGAG AGTCTCTGGAGCCATCATTTGCTCACTCCCTGCAGAAGCCTCTGAGATTGTCATCGATGCCTTGCGAGCAg GCAAAGGAGTGCTCTGTGAGAGGCTGCCCAgcgtggacaggcagagggcagaggcttGCTTTGCTGAGGCCGAGAGGTGTGGCAGACCCCTGGTGTGTGGCTTCTACAA GCGCTTCGACCCGGCGCTGCAGTTCCTGCACAGGAAGGTGCGGGAGGGCCAGGCCCTGGGCAGGATCCACCGtgtctgctcctccagcagcatctACCCAGCggcctccctcagctgcctgaaGGCCTCAG gtggGATCTTCTACAACGCCGCCGTGCACGACATCGACATCACCagtctgctgctgggagagggggcACCAGACAGGGTGTTCTCGCTGGGGCATGCCCTCTGTGAAG AGGTGGCCCAGGTGAAGGATGCAGACACGGCGGTGGTCAGCATGCAGTTCCCCAGCGGAGCCATCGCCACGGTGGACgtcagccagcactgcaccaggagctgtgagcagaggctggag gtcCATGGGGCTCAGGGAGCCCTGCAGGTGGATAACTGGAACCCCCTGGGGATCAGGGAGCGAGGAACCTCCGTCCCCATCTgcgcccagggccaggctgagcGCTTCAGGGATGCTCACAGGGAGCTCTTCCGACACTTCCTGCGGACCCTGACAG GCAAGGAGCCCCCCGTGGTCACcaaagagcagctcctctgcaccctgcaggtggctgcagctgctgagcagtccTGGAGGAGCGGAGCCGCCGTGGACCTGCGCGCCGGAGCCGGAGCCCCCTCTGCCGTCAAGACCGAGGCTGTGTGA
- the TP73 gene encoding tumor protein p73 isoform X2, translating to MDQSIGSRAASTSPYSSEHTSNVPTHSPYSQPSSTFDAMSPAPVIPSNTDYPGPHHFEVTFQQSSTAKSATWTYSPLLKKLYCQIAKTCPIQVKVSGPPPPGTLVRAMPVYKKAEHVTEVVKRCPNHELGRDFNDGQAAPASHLIRVEGNNLSQYVDDPVTGRQSVMVPYEPPQVGTEFTTILYNFMCNSSCVGGMNRRPILIIITLETRDGQVLGRRSFEGRICACPGRDRKADEDHFREQQALSESAAKSGAASKRAFKQSPQGMPALGTGVKKRRQGEEELYYVPVRGRENFEILMKIKESLELVELVPQQLVDSYRQQQQQQLLQRHQLQTPSSYGPVLSPMGKAHAGGINKLPSVNQLVGQAAQHSSSSTPGLGPMGAGMLNSHPLQPNGEMNGGHSSQAMVSGSHCTPPPPYNPDPSLLSFLTGLGCPNCIDYFTSQGLQNIYHLQNLSIEDLGALKIPEQYRMVIWRGLQELKQGHEYGAQPLLRPGGGAAGGGGGLGAPGELQRQRVMEAVHFRVRHTITIPNPARAAHDDWADFGFDLPDCKSRKQSIKEEFPEGEIN from the exons ATGGATCAGAGCAtcggcagcagagcagcctccaccAGCCCCTACAGCTCCGAGCACACCTCCAATGTCCCCACGCATTCGCCCTACTCTCAGCCCAGCTCTACCTTCGACGCCATGTCCCCGGCCCCTGTCATCCCCTCCAACACCGACTACCCCGGGCCCCACCACTTCGAGGTGACCTTCCAGCAATCCAGCACCGCCAAGTCGGCCACCTGGACA taCTCCCCGCTGCTGAAGAAGCTCTACTGCCAGATCGCCAAGACCTGCCCCATCCAGGTCAAGGTGTCGGGCCCGCCCCCGCCGGGCACGCTGGTCCGGGCCATGCCGGTCTACAAGAAGGCCGAGCACGTCACCGAGGTGGTCAAGCGCTGCCCCAACCACGAGCTGGGACGAGACTTCAACGACG gccaggctgcccctgccagccaccTCATCAGGGTGGAGGGCAACAACCTCTCCCAGTACGTGGACGACCCCGTGACGGGCAGGCAGAGCGTGATGGTGCCCTACGAGCCCCCGCAG GTGGGGACCGAGTTCACCACCATCCTCTACAACTTCATGTGCAACAGCAGCTGCGTGGGAGGCATGAACAGGAGACCCATCCTCATCATCATCACCCTGGAGACCAGAGA CgggcaggtgctgggcaggaggtcGTTCGAGGGCCGGATCTGCGCCTGCCCGGGCCGGGACCGCAAGGCTGATGAGGATCACTTCCGGGAGCAGCAGGCGCTGAGCGAGAGCGCAGCCAAGAGCGGAGCTGCCAGCAAGAGGG CCTTCaagcagagcccccagggcatGCCAGCGCTGGGCACGGGGGTGAAGAAGCGGCGGCAGGGCGAGGAGGAGCTCTACTACGTGCCA GTGCGAGGCCGGGAGAACTTCGAGATCCTGATGAAGATAAAGGagagcctggagctggtggagctggtCCCGCAGCAGCTGGTGGACTCCtaccggcagcagcagcagcagcagctcctgcagagaca ccagctgcAGACCCCTTCCTCCTACGGCCCTGTGCTGTCACCCATGGGCAAGGCTCACGCTGGAGGGATCAACAAGCTGCCCTCAGTCAACCAGCTGGTgggacaggcagcacagcacagctccagctccaccccCGGCCTGGGGCCCATGG GAGCTGGGATGCTGAAcagccaccccctgcagcccaacgGGGAGATGAATGGGGGCCACTCGTCCCAGGCCATGGTCTCGGGGTCACACTGCACCCCCCCTCCACCCTAcaaccctgaccccagcctcctcAG CTTTTTgacagggctgggctgtcccAACTGCATCGACTATTTCACCTCCCAGGGCTTGCAGAACATTTACCACCTGCAGAACCTGTCCATAGAG GACCTCGGCGCCCTGAAGATCCCGGAGCAGTACCGGATGGTGATCTGGAGAggcttgcaggagctgaagcaggGCCACGAGTACGGCGCTCAGCCGCTGCTGCGCccgggcggcggcgcggcggggggcggcggggggctgGGCGCCCCCGGGGAGCTGCAGCGGCAGAGGGTGATGGAGGCTGTGCACTTCCGAGTGCGCCACACCATCACCATCCCCAACCCCGCCCGCGCCGCGCACGACGACTGGGCGGACTTCGGCTTCGACCTGCCCGACTGCAAGTCCCGCAAGCAGTCCATCAAGGAGGAGTTCCCGGAGGGGGAGATCAACTGA
- the LRRC47 gene encoding leucine-rich repeat-containing protein 47, with translation MAAAAAAWPELEAAARERRRELALPGPAVAERVAAGGGRLPAALLALPLLQSLELSGCPALRELGPGLAAALPALHTLVLSRNALGPAGLAAGLGGRLPALRILDLSGNGLEALPAALGGAAEPAPAAAPAAPAAFPQLRSLNLSGNRLRQLGPGLAGAAPQLQALLLNGNRLRALPGGLLPPAAAGPFPLLSRLEAADNEVQELGADIAALPALKSLDVANNQLRELPAALADCPRLKEANFRGNQLRDKRLEKMVNGCQTKAILEYLRAGGKGKGKGDSSREEARKKKREKQQKKDGGDGEQDEVEEASKLLVKVLHVSENPAPLVVTASPAVRDVRAFIVCCVLRGVSLRPGNALRRFLSLQTKLHEDICGKRTAATIATHDLQLVKAPLTYDVQPPDQLKITPLGRKEVKAKDLLRQLQLEAEEQRKQRKRQNVSGLHRYLQLLDGKDNYPCLLDAEGAVISFPPITNSEKTKIRKETRDLFLEVTSDTSLQICKDVMDLLILKIAELNRSTLESKEDSGSDDDSEALQGPGSSSSQAESLPLVVEQVRVVDRDGNLKVLYPSKSDLASASSLLTVLR, from the exons atggcggcggcggcggcagcctGGCCGGAGCTGGAGGCGGCGGCGCGGGAGCGGCGCAGGGAGCTGGCGCTGCCGGGGCCGGCGGTGGCCGAGCGGgtggcggcgggcggcgggcggcTGCCGGCGGCGCTGCTGGCGCTGCCGCTGCTGCAGTCGCTGGAGCTGAGCGGCTGCCCGGCGCTGCGGGAGCTGGGCCCGGGGCTGGCGGCGGCGCTGCCCGCCCTGCACACGCTGGTGCTGAGCCGCAACGCGCTGGGCCCCGCCGGGCTGGCCGCGGGGCTGGGCGGGCGGCTGCCGGCGCTCCGCATCCTCGACCTGTCCGGGAACGGCCTGGAGGCGCTGCCCGCCGCGCTCGGCGGAGCGGCGGAGCCGGCCCcggcggcggccccggcggCGCCCGCGGCCTTCCCGCAGCTCCGCAGCCTCAACCTCAGCGGCAACCGCCTGCGGCAGCTGGGCCCGGGGCTGGCCGGCGCCGCGCCGCAGCTGCAGGCGCTGCTGCTCAACGGGAACCGGCTGCGAGCGCTGCCCGGCGGCCTGCTGCCCCCCGCGGCCGCCGGCCCCTTCCCGCTGCTCAGCCGGCTGGAGGCGGCCGACAACgaggtgcaggagctgggcgCAGATATCGCCGCCCTGCCGGCCCTCAAG agcctggatgtggccaACAACCAGCTGCGGGAGCTGCCTGCCGCCCTGGCCGACTGCCCCCGGCTGAAGGAGGCCAACTTCAGGGGCAACCAGCTGAGGGACAAGCGGCTGGAGAAGATGGTCAACGGCTGCCAGACCAAGGCCATCCTGGAGTACCTGCgggcagggggaaaggggaaggggaagggagacagctccagagaggaggccaggaagaagaagagggagaagcagcagaagaaggacgGCGGAGATGGGGAGCAGGATGAGGTGGAGGAGGCGAGCAAGCTGCTGGTGAAGGTGCTGCACGTCTCCGAGAACCCAGCACCCCTGGTGGTCACAGCCAGCCCGGCGGTCAGGGACGTCCGAGCCTTCATCGTGTGCTGCGTGCTGCGGGGAGTCAGCCTCCGGCCTGGCAACGCGCTGAGGAggttcctgtccctgcag ACCAAGCTGCATGAAGACATCTGTGGGAAGAGGACAGCAGCCACCATTGCCACCCATGACCTGCAGCTGGTCAAAGCCCCTCTGACCTACGATGTTCAGCCTCCTGACCAGCTGAAG atAACCCCCCTGGGGCGAAAGGAGGTCAAGGCAAAGGATCTTCTccggcagctgcagctggaagcggaggagcagaggaagcagaggaagcGTCAGAACGTCTCTGGGCTGCACAG gtatctgcagctgctggatggcAAAGACAACTACCCCTGCCTGCTGGATGCTGAGGGTGCTGTCATCTCCTTCCCACCAATAACCAACAGTGAGAAAACCAAG ATCAGGAAGGAAACCAGGGACCTGTTCCTGGAAGTGACAAGTGACACCAGCTTGCAGATCTGCAAGGATGTGATggacctcctcatcctg aAAATCGCAGAGCTGAACAGATCTACCCTGGAGAGCAAGGAGGACTCGGGCTCGGACGACGactctgaggctctgcaggggccaGGGAGTtcgagcagccaggcagagagcctCCCcctggtggtggagcaggtccGAGTGGTGGACAGGGATGGAAACCTGAAGGTGCTTTATCCTTCCAAGTCTGACCTGGCCTCggcctcctccctgctgactgtgctgCGCTAG
- the TP73 gene encoding tumor protein p73 isoform X1, with the protein MDQSIGSRAASTSPYSSEHTSNVPTHSPYSQPSSTFDAMSPAPVIPSNTDYPGPHHFEVTFQQSSTAKSATWTYSPLLKKLYCQIAKTCPIQVKVSGPPPPGTLVRAMPVYKKAEHVTEVVKRCPNHELGRDFNDGQAAPASHLIRVEGNNLSQYVDDPVTGRQSVMVPYEPPQVGTEFTTILYNFMCNSSCVGGMNRRPILIIITLETRDGQVLGRRSFEGRICACPGRDRKADEDHFREQQALSESAAKSGAASKRAFKQSPQGMPALGTGVKKRRQGEEELYYVPVRGRENFEILMKIKESLELVELVPQQLVDSYRQQQQQQLLQRQSQLQTPSSYGPVLSPMGKAHAGGINKLPSVNQLVGQAAQHSSSSTPGLGPMGAGMLNSHPLQPNGEMNGGHSSQAMVSGSHCTPPPPYNPDPSLLSFLTGLGCPNCIDYFTSQGLQNIYHLQNLSIEDLGALKIPEQYRMVIWRGLQELKQGHEYGAQPLLRPGGGAAGGGGGLGAPGELQRQRVMEAVHFRVRHTITIPNPARAAHDDWADFGFDLPDCKSRKQSIKEEFPEGEIN; encoded by the exons ATGGATCAGAGCAtcggcagcagagcagcctccaccAGCCCCTACAGCTCCGAGCACACCTCCAATGTCCCCACGCATTCGCCCTACTCTCAGCCCAGCTCTACCTTCGACGCCATGTCCCCGGCCCCTGTCATCCCCTCCAACACCGACTACCCCGGGCCCCACCACTTCGAGGTGACCTTCCAGCAATCCAGCACCGCCAAGTCGGCCACCTGGACA taCTCCCCGCTGCTGAAGAAGCTCTACTGCCAGATCGCCAAGACCTGCCCCATCCAGGTCAAGGTGTCGGGCCCGCCCCCGCCGGGCACGCTGGTCCGGGCCATGCCGGTCTACAAGAAGGCCGAGCACGTCACCGAGGTGGTCAAGCGCTGCCCCAACCACGAGCTGGGACGAGACTTCAACGACG gccaggctgcccctgccagccaccTCATCAGGGTGGAGGGCAACAACCTCTCCCAGTACGTGGACGACCCCGTGACGGGCAGGCAGAGCGTGATGGTGCCCTACGAGCCCCCGCAG GTGGGGACCGAGTTCACCACCATCCTCTACAACTTCATGTGCAACAGCAGCTGCGTGGGAGGCATGAACAGGAGACCCATCCTCATCATCATCACCCTGGAGACCAGAGA CgggcaggtgctgggcaggaggtcGTTCGAGGGCCGGATCTGCGCCTGCCCGGGCCGGGACCGCAAGGCTGATGAGGATCACTTCCGGGAGCAGCAGGCGCTGAGCGAGAGCGCAGCCAAGAGCGGAGCTGCCAGCAAGAGGG CCTTCaagcagagcccccagggcatGCCAGCGCTGGGCACGGGGGTGAAGAAGCGGCGGCAGGGCGAGGAGGAGCTCTACTACGTGCCA GTGCGAGGCCGGGAGAACTTCGAGATCCTGATGAAGATAAAGGagagcctggagctggtggagctggtCCCGCAGCAGCTGGTGGACTCCtaccggcagcagcagcagcagcagctcctgcagagaca gagccagctgcAGACCCCTTCCTCCTACGGCCCTGTGCTGTCACCCATGGGCAAGGCTCACGCTGGAGGGATCAACAAGCTGCCCTCAGTCAACCAGCTGGTgggacaggcagcacagcacagctccagctccaccccCGGCCTGGGGCCCATGG GAGCTGGGATGCTGAAcagccaccccctgcagcccaacgGGGAGATGAATGGGGGCCACTCGTCCCAGGCCATGGTCTCGGGGTCACACTGCACCCCCCCTCCACCCTAcaaccctgaccccagcctcctcAG CTTTTTgacagggctgggctgtcccAACTGCATCGACTATTTCACCTCCCAGGGCTTGCAGAACATTTACCACCTGCAGAACCTGTCCATAGAG GACCTCGGCGCCCTGAAGATCCCGGAGCAGTACCGGATGGTGATCTGGAGAggcttgcaggagctgaagcaggGCCACGAGTACGGCGCTCAGCCGCTGCTGCGCccgggcggcggcgcggcggggggcggcggggggctgGGCGCCCCCGGGGAGCTGCAGCGGCAGAGGGTGATGGAGGCTGTGCACTTCCGAGTGCGCCACACCATCACCATCCCCAACCCCGCCCGCGCCGCGCACGACGACTGGGCGGACTTCGGCTTCGACCTGCCCGACTGCAAGTCCCGCAAGCAGTCCATCAAGGAGGAGTTCCCGGAGGGGGAGATCAACTGA
- the TP73 gene encoding tumor protein p73 isoform X3, translating to MDQSIGSRAASTSPYSSEHTSNVPTHSPYSQPSSTFDAMSPAPVIPSNTDYPGPHHFEVTFQQSSTAKSATWTYSPLLKKLYCQIAKTCPIQVKVSGPPPPGTLVRAMPVYKKAEHVTEVVKRCPNHELGRDFNDGQAAPASHLIRVEGNNLSQYVDDPVTGRQSVMVPYEPPQVGTEFTTILYNFMCNSSCVGGMNRRPILIIITLETRDGQVLGRRSFEGRICACPGRDRKADEDHFREQQALSESAAKSGAASKRAFKQSPQGMPALGTGVKKRRQGEEELYYVPVRGRENFEILMKIKESLELVELVPQQLVDSYRQQQQQQLLQRHFLTGLGCPNCIDYFTSQGLQNIYHLQNLSIEDLGALKIPEQYRMVIWRGLQELKQGHEYGAQPLLRPGGGAAGGGGGLGAPGELQRQRVMEAVHFRVRHTITIPNPARAAHDDWADFGFDLPDCKSRKQSIKEEFPEGEIN from the exons ATGGATCAGAGCAtcggcagcagagcagcctccaccAGCCCCTACAGCTCCGAGCACACCTCCAATGTCCCCACGCATTCGCCCTACTCTCAGCCCAGCTCTACCTTCGACGCCATGTCCCCGGCCCCTGTCATCCCCTCCAACACCGACTACCCCGGGCCCCACCACTTCGAGGTGACCTTCCAGCAATCCAGCACCGCCAAGTCGGCCACCTGGACA taCTCCCCGCTGCTGAAGAAGCTCTACTGCCAGATCGCCAAGACCTGCCCCATCCAGGTCAAGGTGTCGGGCCCGCCCCCGCCGGGCACGCTGGTCCGGGCCATGCCGGTCTACAAGAAGGCCGAGCACGTCACCGAGGTGGTCAAGCGCTGCCCCAACCACGAGCTGGGACGAGACTTCAACGACG gccaggctgcccctgccagccaccTCATCAGGGTGGAGGGCAACAACCTCTCCCAGTACGTGGACGACCCCGTGACGGGCAGGCAGAGCGTGATGGTGCCCTACGAGCCCCCGCAG GTGGGGACCGAGTTCACCACCATCCTCTACAACTTCATGTGCAACAGCAGCTGCGTGGGAGGCATGAACAGGAGACCCATCCTCATCATCATCACCCTGGAGACCAGAGA CgggcaggtgctgggcaggaggtcGTTCGAGGGCCGGATCTGCGCCTGCCCGGGCCGGGACCGCAAGGCTGATGAGGATCACTTCCGGGAGCAGCAGGCGCTGAGCGAGAGCGCAGCCAAGAGCGGAGCTGCCAGCAAGAGGG CCTTCaagcagagcccccagggcatGCCAGCGCTGGGCACGGGGGTGAAGAAGCGGCGGCAGGGCGAGGAGGAGCTCTACTACGTGCCA GTGCGAGGCCGGGAGAACTTCGAGATCCTGATGAAGATAAAGGagagcctggagctggtggagctggtCCCGCAGCAGCTGGTGGACTCCtaccggcagcagcagcagcagcagctcctgcagagaca CTTTTTgacagggctgggctgtcccAACTGCATCGACTATTTCACCTCCCAGGGCTTGCAGAACATTTACCACCTGCAGAACCTGTCCATAGAG GACCTCGGCGCCCTGAAGATCCCGGAGCAGTACCGGATGGTGATCTGGAGAggcttgcaggagctgaagcaggGCCACGAGTACGGCGCTCAGCCGCTGCTGCGCccgggcggcggcgcggcggggggcggcggggggctgGGCGCCCCCGGGGAGCTGCAGCGGCAGAGGGTGATGGAGGCTGTGCACTTCCGAGTGCGCCACACCATCACCATCCCCAACCCCGCCCGCGCCGCGCACGACGACTGGGCGGACTTCGGCTTCGACCTGCCCGACTGCAAGTCCCGCAAGCAGTCCATCAAGGAGGAGTTCCCGGAGGGGGAGATCAACTGA